The nucleotide sequence TTTCGTTCTGAGCCAGAAAAAAAGCCGGGGTAGCCACCCCGGCTTTTTTACGTTTGTATTGTTGAATGCTCGACTACTGCCCCTGCCCACGAGGACGGCGCCGCCGCTCCGGCCCCTGATAGGAAGGGGAAAAATGGGTGCGTACCTGATCCTCCGCAGCGTCGACCCAACCCGAGGAACGGCGGAAGTGGGTGATCTCCCCGGACGCGATCATCTTGCCGAGCAGATCGACGGGAACCTTGCGGAAAGTACCATCCTCGAAACGCACCAGAATCATCCCCAACCTCCTATCGGATTTTTTTGGTCTCTTGAATTCTAGTCAACAAGCCCTTAAGCCGCAAGGGGGACGTCGAATTTCTTCTCAAGATGGACCACTCGGAGAAGAAGCGCTATGCTTTCGGAAGGTTCCACGATCACGACAGCCCGCCGGGAGAAACCGCATGCGCAAAAAAGTCCTCCGTACACACCACAAAAAGATCGGCGCCTCGCCCGGAACCCTGGTGCACGTCGGTGAACGCAAGGTCGAAACGGTAAAAATTTCCGTCTTCGAATACGACGCCGAGCACCTGACGGAAAAAACCCCGCGCCGGGTGGAGGACTGCGCCTCCTGCCCCGTCGGCCCACGGGTCTGCTGGGTCGATATCGCCGGCATCCATCAGGTGGACATTCTGGAAAAATGCGGCGGGATCTTCGGTTTGCACCCGCTGGTTCTGGAAGATATCCTCAATACCGGCCATCGCCCCAAGTTCGAGGAGCACGACGACTTTCTCTTTCTGGTCCTGAAGATGCTCTCCCTCCCCGAAACCGGGACGGAAATCCGCGTCGAGCAGATCAGCCTGATTGTCGGGCGCAACCACCTCGTGACTTTTCAGGAGCAGGAGGGGGACCTCTTCAATGGGGTGCGCGAACGCCTGCGCGGCAACCGGGGAAAGATCCGCAAGCGCGGCGCCGACTACCTGGCCTACGCCCTGATCGACGCCGTCGTCGACGGCCACTTTCTCATTCTGGAGAAGTTCGGCGACGAAATCGAACGACTCGAAGACGAGCTCCTCGGCAACCCCTCGCCGGAAACCCTCCAGCGCATCCACCAGCTCAAGCGCGAGATGATTTTGCTGCGCAAGTCGGTCTGGCCCCTGCGCGAACTCATCGGCGGCTTGCAACGCTGCGAATCCCCCCTCATCGCCGAGGGGACCGGCATCTTCCTGCGGGACGTCTACGATCACACCATCCAGATCATCGACACCGTGGAAACCTTCCGCGACATGCTCGCGGGGATGCTCGACCTGTACCTGTCGAGCGTCAGCAATCGCATGAATGAAATCATGAAGGTGCTCACCGTCATCGCCACCATCTTCATCCCCCTCACCTTTCTCGCCGGGGTCTACGGCATGAACTTCGAGTACCTGCCCGAATTGCGCTGGCGCTGGGGCTACGCCACCTTCTGGGTTTTGAGCATCCTCTGCGCACTGGGGATGCTGAAGTTTTTCCGGGGAAAGAAGTGGCTGTGAGGATGAGAAACCCTTGCGGATCCCCCGTGGATTGACTTATGGCAAAGATTGCCATAATCTTCTCTTCATATCCCCCATTTCACCCAAGGAGCGACTCATGGCAACGATGAACATTTCCCTTCCCGATCAGATGAAGGAGTGGATCGAGGAATGCGTCCAATCGGGACGCTACGCCAATGCCTCCGATTACGTCCGCGACCTCATCCGACGGGACCACATAAAACTGGCGGAGTTGCGGCAGGCGTTGATCGAAGGGGAAAATTCCGGGCCGTCCACGGCGCTGGATGTCGACGCCTTCATCGCGGCGAAAAAAACCGGCCTCAGGCTATGAACAGACTGGTTCTCTCGCCCCGGGCCAAAGCCGATCTGGGGGAGATCTGGGACTATACTTCGAATCGCTGGGGCGTCGATCAGGCGGAAAAGTATCTGCGCGAACTCTGGCGCGAACTGGAAAGACTGGCCAAAAATCCGGCGGCGGCCGTGGATATCGGGGACGTGCGAGCCGGATACCGCAAATTCCGGATCGGTTCCCATGTCGCCTTCTTCAGGACAACCGCCACCGGCATTGATGTCGTCCGCATCCTGCACCAAAGAATGGATTTCGAGCGGCATCTTTGATGGCATCGAATATCTGGATCACCAAGCTCCGACAACTCCGCTTGGCGACAGGAAGAAACCGGACCACCCCTTGCCGAGCGGCTCTTTCCATGTAAGCTTGATCTAAGAGTCCCGCAAGTTTCCGACTTCTCAAATGTGCAAGAGGTGACGGCCATGACGACACACAAAATCTATCTGAATCCGACCCCGGTACGCATCTGGCATTGGCTCCACGCTTTGGGCATCGTAACCCTGATTCTGAGCGGGTTGCAGATCCGCTTTCCCGAGTACGTCAACCTCTTCGGCACCTACAAGTCGGCGATTCGCCTGCACAATACTGCCGGCATCGTGGTCGCCCTCTCCTTCGTCCTCTGGTTCGGCTACTACGCCCTGATCGCCGGTTCCCTGGCCAAGCTCTACATCCCCGGCAAGCATGACATCCAGCGCGGCCTCTGGCTGCAGGGGGTTTACTACTTCTTCAACTTCTTCCGCGGCCGCCCCAACCCCCATCACGCCACGCCGGAAAACAAATTCAACGCCTTGCAAAAATCGGCCTACATGGTCATCATGCTGATGCTCGTCCCGCTGGTGACCCTCACCGGGCTGGCGCTCCTCTATATCGCCCCAGCCTGGAGCTTGGTGAACATGGTCGGCGGCCTGAAGATTCTGGTCAATCTGCACTTCCTTTGCGCCTGCGCCCTGTGCGCCTTCGTCTTCACCCATGTCTATCTGGCCACCCTGGGCGTCACTCCCTGGGCGCATTTCAAGCCGATGTGGGACGGCTGGGAAGAGATCGAGGAGAAACACTAACCGTGTAACCTACCGGCCCCGGGCCGGTCCGAGGATCGCCCCATGGCCGTCGCCAGGAAAGACTACATCCACCCCCTCTTTTTACGCCTTTGGCATGCCTTCCACGGTAGCTGCGTGCTGGTTCTGATCGGAACCGGCGCGCAGTTGCGTTTTCCCGGGCAGATTCATGTCGTTCCCAACTTCCGCATCGCCATCGAAGTCCACAACACCACCGGGTTGCTCGTCACCTTCAGCTTCTTCGTCTGGTTCTTCTATCACGCCATTCTCGCCGGTAGTCTCGGCACCCTTTATCTGCCGCGCAGGGGGGAGTTGAGCAGCAAACTGCGCGCCCAGTTGCGCTACTATTTCGGCGGCTACTTTCATGGCGAGCCCAACCCGCACCAGCCGACCTCGGACAACAAGTTCAACCCCATCGAAAAACCCCTTTATCTGCTGGTCATGCTCGGCCTCTTCCCGGTGCAGATGGTCACCGGCATGGCCCTGAAATCCCTCTCTCCCCCCTGGAAAATCATCGACATGTTCGGCAGCATCAAGGCCCTCATCGCCATCCACTGGATCGTCGGCTGCGCGATCCTGGCCTTTCTCCTCCTGCACGTCTATCTCTCGACCCTCGGCGTCACCTTCTGGTCCCGCTTCCGCACCATCCTCCACGGCTGGACCGAGGTAAAACGCTAGGCCTCCCCCAGCATCCCTTCACACAACCGACGAAGCTCGGCCGCCTCCCGTTCGGGACGATAGCCTTCCAGATCAGGGAGGGAAAGCAACTCGCGCAGAGCGCCGTCGTCGAGCAAACGCGAGGCGCACGCCAGAAACTCCGACCCATCCCCATAAAGCAGACCATTTTCCCCCGGCCGCACCACCGCCGCGTTGCCGGGGATGTCGCGAGCGAGAATCGGCCGCCCGACGACCGTCGCTTCGAGCAGGGCGTTGGGCAGACCCTCGGCGACGGAATTGTTGAGGATGACGTCCACTTCCGCCATGGCGGCGGGCATGGCCTCGGCGGGAATGATCCCGAAATACCTGGCCCAGGGGCGCTCGTTCAGGGCGGCATGGAAGCGGCGGGCATAGTCCGCATCCAGTTCCGGGCCACAGAAAGCGACGATGAAATCCTGCCGTTGCCGGACCAGAGGGTCGAAAAGTTCAAGCAACTCCAGCACCCCTTTAACCGGCCGCAGGCTCGCTGGACAGAAGAAGAGAAAAACCCCCGGCGGGATCCCATGCAGTCGGCGCAAAGCATAGGGCGCCGTGCCCAGTTCGATGCCGGGGGGGAGATAATGCAGGCGCGAGCCGAGTTGCGGATAATCGCGGCGCAGCGCCGCACAGGTCAGGGGATTTTGGCTTGCGACGACGGCGGCTTCGCGGAAGGCCCGCAGAATCCAGGGACGCTGCTCGGAGTCGTCCAGGCCCTGATGGACATCGGTGCCGGTCAACAGCACCAGAAAGGGCAGCTTGGCGCCGGCCTCCAGCCAGGGGCGGCCGGTGCGGTAGGCGTGCAAGAGAATCGCCAGATCGGGGGCGAAGGCGGCGACTTCCTCGGCCACAGCCGCCGGCTCCGGAGGGACTTCCGCCAGCCGGACAACGGCCCCAAAAGCTTCCAGTCCCCGCTGAAAACGGCGGGCGGTCACGTAGTTGCCGGTGGCCCGGTCCTGCCGGGGGGAGAGGATCAGGATGCGCATGCGCAGGCTCCGAAATGGGTCAGGTGGATTTCTTTTTCACAGACAAGTCGGGTCATACGCGGATCGGTCAGGGCCAGGATTTCCCGAACCCGCTCCGGGCCGGAAAAGGGCTGCCCCGCATCACGGTAACCGGGATGCACCATCAGCTCCCAGACCCCATCCGGCATCTCTTCCAAAACCGCCAGCAGCGCCTGGTTGTCAAGCCGGTCGAGAATGGTCATGCCCCACAGGCCTTGCGGCGCGAAGAACCCGGCCCCATCGATTAGCGCCGAAACGGCGGGTGCCAGGCGCCGGTAAAGAGCCAGTTCGTCGCCGAGAGGGGGCGGCGGATCGCGCCGGGGATCTTCCGCCGGCAATGGCCGCCGCAGAGCCCGAATGCCTTCGTCACGGGCGAGATCGAGCACCAGTTCGGTCACAGCGGAAAAGAGGAGGAAATGCTGGTGGCTGTCGAGATGATCGGGCGTCAATCCAGCCTGGCGCACGCGGTCGATCTGTGCCGCCAGCTCCCGCCGTGCGCCCTGGCGGTCGAAATCGCCGGCGGCGAGAATCCGCCGCAGCTCAGGCTTGCCGGAAAATCCCCCCCCTTCGTCGGTGAGACCGGCGATAACGCCGGTCAGCGCCCGCCCTTCCGAGAGGTTCAGGTGAACCCCCAGCGGCATCCCCAGGCGCAGGGCTTCGCGGGTCGCCTCGGTGAAGTGTGGGCCGTTCGCCAAAAGCGAAACACTGGTGACAATCCCCTGCTCAAAACAGCGAAAAATTCCCCGGTCCCGCTCCGGCCCGCTCCCCAAATCATCGGCATTGACAATCAGCTGAATCATCTCTCCACCCTCCCTTTCAATCTAATCGGCGAGAACAAGTTAACCCGCAAGGCGCGGTCGCGGCAATCCCAAAGTCGACCGGACCCTTCCGCCGCCCGGCTGGACCTTTGCCGGGGAGCGGCTATGATTAAAGTGTAAACGTTTCCAGCCCCGTGATCAGGCCCCGCAAAGAAAGCCCCCCTTATGGCCGATGTGAACCACAATCCGGGAACCGTCGTCGCCGTGCGCGGCTCGGTGGTGGATGTCCGCTTCGACGGCGAACTCCCTCGCGTCGACACCCTGCTCCAGGCCGGGGATAACGGCGAAGTCGTCATCGAGGTTGCTTTGCATCTCGATGCCCGACGGGTGCGCGGCATCGCCCTCACCCCGACCCAGGGGTTGTCCCGGGGCGCCGTCGTCACCAATCGCGGCGAGCCCTTGCGGGTGCCAGTTGGGCCGGAGATTCTCGGCCGCGCCTTCAACGTCTTCGGCGAACCGATCGACCGGGGGGAGTCGCTGCCCGATGCGGAGCGGCGCTCCATCCACCGCAAGCCGGTGCCCCTGGCCGAGCGCTCGACCCGCGAGGAAATCTTCACCACCGGCATCAAGGCCATCGATGTCCTCGCCCCATTGGAGCGAGGCGGCAAGGCCGGTTTTTTCGGCGGCGCCGGGGTCGGCAAAACGGTCCTCATCACCGAGCTGATTCACAATATGGCCGGCGAGCATGAGGGGGTTTCGGTCTTCTGCGGCATCGGCGAACGCTGTCGCGAGGGGGAAGAACTCTATCGTGAGATGCACGACGCCGGCGTGCTGAAAAATACGGTCATGGTCTTCGGCCAGATGAACGAGCCGCCGGGAGCGCGCTTTCGCGCCGGGTTCACCGCCCTGACCATGGCCGAATACTTCCGCGAGGATCGCGGGCAGGATGTGCTGCTCTTGATCGACAACATCTTCCGCTACATCCAGGCGGGCATGGAGATTTCCGGGCTGCTCGGTCTGCTCCCTTCGCGCCTCGGCTATCAGCCGACCCTGGCCACCGAACTGGCAGCCCTGCAAGAGCGCATCATCAACACCCGGCGCGGCGCCATTACCTCGATTCAGGCGGTCTACGTCCCCGCCGACGATTTCACCGACCCCGCCGCCGTCCATACCTTTTCCCACCTCTCCGCCACCATCGTCCTCTCACGCAAACGGGCGGGCGAAGGGCTCTATCCGGCCGTCGATCCCCTGGAATCGGGCTCGAAAATGCTCAGCCCCGAGGTAGTCGGCGAACGCCATTACCGCATCGCGAAAGAGATTCGCCACACCCTCGCCACTTACGAAGAACTCAAGGACATCATCGCCATGCTCGGCATCGAGGAACTCTCCCGCGAGGACCGGCAGACGGTCTTTCGGGCGCGCCGCCTGGAGCGCTTTCTCACCCAGCCTTTCTTCACCACCGAGCAGTTCACCGGGATGGCCGGACGGGCCGTCCCCCTGGAAGCGGCCTTGGCGGGCTGCGAGCGGATTCTCGCCGACGAGTTCAGCGACCTGCCGGAGAAGGCTCTGTACATGATCGGCACCATCGACGAAGTCAAGGGGAAGGATAAGGGATGAAGCTGCGGGTGCTCGTTCCCGACGAGGTGGTGCTCGACGCCGAGGTCGTCTCCTTGATGGCCGAAGGGGAAGATGGGCACTTCGGCATCAAGCCCCGACATATCGACTTCGTCTCGGCGTTGCCGCCGGGACTGCTCTTTTTCACCCGCAAGGACGCGGCCGAAGGGGAATATCTGGCGGTGGATCGGGGGATTCTGGTGAAACAGGCCGAAACAGTCACCGTCTCGACCCGCCGCGCCGTCGGCGGCGTTCCTCTCGAAGAATTGCTGACGACGGTCACCGAACGTTTTGTCGAGCTGGATGATCGCGAACGGGCCGTGCGTTCGGCGGTGGCCCGCCTCGAAGCGGGATTTCTCCGCCGGGTGATGGATCTCAAATGAACGATAAACCGCGCACGCCGGATAAAACGCCCGCTCCCGACCGGGACTTTCAACGGCGACTGGCCGCCAAACAGCGCCGCCGCCTGCACAGCCAACGGCAGGGGGAGCAAACGGCCTGGTTCGGGCTGGGGATGTTCGGTCTGGTCGGCTGGTCGGTGGCCATTCCCACGGTGCTCTGCATCGCCCTCGGCCTCTGGCTCGACCGCACCGTGACCGGCCGCTATTCCTGGACGTTGCTGCTCCTCGGCGTCGGCATCACCCTCGGCTGCCTGAACGCCTGGTACTGGGTCGGCAATGAGCGCCGGGCGATCGAACGGGAGCGACGCGATCCAGAGGAGAAGGACGATGCCCTTTGATCCCATTCTCATGACCTGTGCCTTTGCCGTCGGCGCCGCTGTTGGCGGCCTCTACTTCGGCGGTCTCTGGCTCACCGTGCGCCGCCTGGCGACCGCCCGGCAGCCGAAAAAGCTGCTGGTGATCAGTTATGGATTGCGTCTCTCGCTCTTATTGGCGGCCTTCTATCCCCTGGCCCGGCATGGGCTGACTGCCGTCGCCGCCGCCATGGCCGGCCTACTCCTTTCCCGTCACCTGTGGCTGGCAAGCAAGGGGCGCAACCGCTCCACTCCCCGGGAGGCATGATGCAGATCAGCCCCGACCACATCCTGCTCTGGCAAGGACCGGGCTTCGCTCTGAACGCCACCTTGGCCTTCACCTGGCTGAACATGCTGCTTCTGGCAACCGGGGCGGCGGTCATCACCGGCCGCCTGACGACCTCCGGAAACCTTTCGAAGGGGCAAAATCTGCTCGAGACCCTGGTTACCGGAGTCTGCAAGGAACTGGAGGCGCTGGGCCTTACGCCGGCCAAGGAATTTCTTCCCTTCATCGGCACCCTCTTTCTCTTCGTCCTCACCGCCAATCTGCTTTCGGTCGTCCCCGGTTACCAGGCGCCCACCGGTTCCCTCTCCACCACCACGGCCCTGGCCCTCTGCGTGCTGGTCGCCGTCCCCTGGTGGGGCATCAAACGCCAGGGGGTGCGCAACTATCTCAGGCTCTACCTGGAACCGACGCCGCTCATGCTCCCCTTCAACCTCTTCGGTGAACTGGCGCGGACCCTGGCCCTGGCGGTGCGCCTCTTCGGCAATATCATGAGCGGAACGATGATCGCCGCCATCCTGCTGACCGTCGCCCCGCTCATTTTCCCGGTCATCATGAATCTCCTCGGACTGATCATCGGCGTCATCCAGGCCTACATCTTCGCCATCCTCGCCGCCGTCTACATCGCCGCCGCCGTGCAGACGCGGGAGGGGGAGGAAAGCGAATGATGAGTGATGAATGAGGCGACAACTACCAACTACCAACTACCAACTACCAACTACCAACTACCAAAGGAGCCCATATGGACATTCTCGGATGGATTGCCGTCGCTTCGATTTTCGCCGCCGGCCTATGCATGGGGATCGGCGCCATCGGCCCGGCCCTCGGCGAAGGCCGCGCCCTGGCCCAGGCCCTGAGCGCCCTGGCCCAGCAACCGGACGAAGCCAACACCATCACCCGCACCCTCTTCGTCGGCATGGCCATGGTCGAATCGACGGGCATCTACTGCTTTGTCGTCACCATGATCCTGCTCTTCGCCAACCCCTTCTGGAACCACTTCATCAAGCTGGCGGCGGAGAAGTAGATGCTCATCGACTGGACCACGGTCGCCTTTCAGCTCTTCAACTTCCTGCTGCTGGTTGTGCTGCTCAAGCGCTTTCTCTATGGCCCGATCACCCGCGCCATGGACCGTCGCGAAGAAGAGCTGACCGAGATTCGGGACGAGGCGTCACGCCTGCGCGCCGAAGCCGAGACGGCCCTCGATAGCTACCTGCGCCAACAGCGGGAGTTGGAGGAAGAGAGCGCCGAGCTGCTGCGCCGGGCGACCGAAGAGGCGGAGACCCGGCGTCGGGAACTCCTTGCCCAGGCGCACGCAGAGGCGGAAGTCCAGCGCGATCAGTGGCGCCAGGCCCTGCACAGTCAACAGCGGGAATTTCTCGCCGAACTACAACAGCGCTCGGTGACCGGCGTCCTCACTCTGGCCCGCCGGGCGCTGGCCGAGTTGACCGATGAAACGCTGGAGAACGCCCTGGCCCGGGAGCTGCTGACCCGTCTGCGGGAACTGCCGGAGCCGGATCAAGCCCGTTTCCTGGCGGCGGCCAGGTCGGGACGGCTGGTTGCCCGCGGCGGCTTCGCGGCGGACGAGGATTTACGGCACAAACTGGAACAGGCC is from Desulfuromonas acetexigens and encodes:
- a CDS encoding F0F1 ATP synthase subunit C; amino-acid sequence: MDILGWIAVASIFAAGLCMGIGAIGPALGEGRALAQALSALAQQPDEANTITRTLFVGMAMVESTGIYCFVVTMILLFANPFWNHFIKLAAEK
- the atpD gene encoding F0F1 ATP synthase subunit beta; protein product: MADVNHNPGTVVAVRGSVVDVRFDGELPRVDTLLQAGDNGEVVIEVALHLDARRVRGIALTPTQGLSRGAVVTNRGEPLRVPVGPEILGRAFNVFGEPIDRGESLPDAERRSIHRKPVPLAERSTREEIFTTGIKAIDVLAPLERGGKAGFFGGAGVGKTVLITELIHNMAGEHEGVSVFCGIGERCREGEELYREMHDAGVLKNTVMVFGQMNEPPGARFRAGFTALTMAEYFREDRGQDVLLLIDNIFRYIQAGMEISGLLGLLPSRLGYQPTLATELAALQERIINTRRGAITSIQAVYVPADDFTDPAAVHTFSHLSATIVLSRKRAGEGLYPAVDPLESGSKMLSPEVVGERHYRIAKEIRHTLATYEELKDIIAMLGIEELSREDRQTVFRARRLERFLTQPFFTTEQFTGMAGRAVPLEAALAGCERILADEFSDLPEKALYMIGTIDEVKGKDKG
- a CDS encoding cytochrome b/b6 domain-containing protein, which gives rise to MTTHKIYLNPTPVRIWHWLHALGIVTLILSGLQIRFPEYVNLFGTYKSAIRLHNTAGIVVALSFVLWFGYYALIAGSLAKLYIPGKHDIQRGLWLQGVYYFFNFFRGRPNPHHATPENKFNALQKSAYMVIMLMLVPLVTLTGLALLYIAPAWSLVNMVGGLKILVNLHFLCACALCAFVFTHVYLATLGVTPWAHFKPMWDGWEEIEEKH
- a CDS encoding type II toxin-antitoxin system ParD family antitoxin, with the protein product MATMNISLPDQMKEWIEECVQSGRYANASDYVRDLIRRDHIKLAELRQALIEGENSGPSTALDVDAFIAAKKTGLRL
- the corA gene encoding magnesium/cobalt transporter CorA, which produces MRKKVLRTHHKKIGASPGTLVHVGERKVETVKISVFEYDAEHLTEKTPRRVEDCASCPVGPRVCWVDIAGIHQVDILEKCGGIFGLHPLVLEDILNTGHRPKFEEHDDFLFLVLKMLSLPETGTEIRVEQISLIVGRNHLVTFQEQEGDLFNGVRERLRGNRGKIRKRGADYLAYALIDAVVDGHFLILEKFGDEIERLEDELLGNPSPETLQRIHQLKREMILLRKSVWPLRELIGGLQRCESPLIAEGTGIFLRDVYDHTIQIIDTVETFRDMLAGMLDLYLSSVSNRMNEIMKVLTVIATIFIPLTFLAGVYGMNFEYLPELRWRWGYATFWVLSILCALGMLKFFRGKKWL
- a CDS encoding GSU3473 family protein, with amino-acid sequence MILVRFEDGTFRKVPVDLLGKMIASGEITHFRRSSGWVDAAEDQVRTHFSPSYQGPERRRRPRGQGQ
- a CDS encoding ATP synthase subunit I, which produces MPFDPILMTCAFAVGAAVGGLYFGGLWLTVRRLATARQPKKLLVISYGLRLSLLLAAFYPLARHGLTAVAAAMAGLLLSRHLWLASKGRNRSTPREA
- a CDS encoding AtpZ/AtpI family protein — protein: MNDKPRTPDKTPAPDRDFQRRLAAKQRRRLHSQRQGEQTAWFGLGMFGLVGWSVAIPTVLCIALGLWLDRTVTGRYSWTLLLLGVGITLGCLNAWYWVGNERRAIERERRDPEEKDDAL
- a CDS encoding carbohydrate deacetylase, which translates into the protein MIQLIVNADDLGSGPERDRGIFRCFEQGIVTSVSLLANGPHFTEATREALRLGMPLGVHLNLSEGRALTGVIAGLTDEGGGFSGKPELRRILAAGDFDRQGARRELAAQIDRVRQAGLTPDHLDSHQHFLLFSAVTELVLDLARDEGIRALRRPLPAEDPRRDPPPPLGDELALYRRLAPAVSALIDGAGFFAPQGLWGMTILDRLDNQALLAVLEEMPDGVWELMVHPGYRDAGQPFSGPERVREILALTDPRMTRLVCEKEIHLTHFGACACAS
- a CDS encoding cytochrome b/b6 domain-containing protein, with amino-acid sequence MAVARKDYIHPLFLRLWHAFHGSCVLVLIGTGAQLRFPGQIHVVPNFRIAIEVHNTTGLLVTFSFFVWFFYHAILAGSLGTLYLPRRGELSSKLRAQLRYYFGGYFHGEPNPHQPTSDNKFNPIEKPLYLLVMLGLFPVQMVTGMALKSLSPPWKIIDMFGSIKALIAIHWIVGCAILAFLLLHVYLSTLGVTFWSRFRTILHGWTEVKR
- a CDS encoding F0F1 ATP synthase subunit A; this encodes MQISPDHILLWQGPGFALNATLAFTWLNMLLLATGAAVITGRLTTSGNLSKGQNLLETLVTGVCKELEALGLTPAKEFLPFIGTLFLFVLTANLLSVVPGYQAPTGSLSTTTALALCVLVAVPWWGIKRQGVRNYLRLYLEPTPLMLPFNLFGELARTLALAVRLFGNIMSGTMIAAILLTVAPLIFPVIMNLLGLIIGVIQAYIFAILAAVYIAAAVQTREGEESE
- a CDS encoding F0F1 ATP synthase subunit epsilon → MKLRVLVPDEVVLDAEVVSLMAEGEDGHFGIKPRHIDFVSALPPGLLFFTRKDAAEGEYLAVDRGILVKQAETVTVSTRRAVGGVPLEELLTTVTERFVELDDRERAVRSAVARLEAGFLRRVMDLK
- a CDS encoding glycosyltransferase; amino-acid sequence: MRILILSPRQDRATGNYVTARRFQRGLEAFGAVVRLAEVPPEPAAVAEEVAAFAPDLAILLHAYRTGRPWLEAGAKLPFLVLLTGTDVHQGLDDSEQRPWILRAFREAAVVASQNPLTCAALRRDYPQLGSRLHYLPPGIELGTAPYALRRLHGIPPGVFLFFCPASLRPVKGVLELLELFDPLVRQRQDFIVAFCGPELDADYARRFHAALNERPWARYFGIIPAEAMPAAMAEVDVILNNSVAEGLPNALLEATVVGRPILARDIPGNAAVVRPGENGLLYGDGSEFLACASRLLDDGALRELLSLPDLEGYRPEREAAELRRLCEGMLGEA
- a CDS encoding type II toxin-antitoxin system RelE/ParE family toxin, with the translated sequence MNRLVLSPRAKADLGEIWDYTSNRWGVDQAEKYLRELWRELERLAKNPAAAVDIGDVRAGYRKFRIGSHVAFFRTTATGIDVVRILHQRMDFERHL